The sequence GGCTCCGTCCAGGCTGAAACGTGTGTCAGATTGGACAGGCGTGTGGTGCAACTTGCATCAGCTTCGCCCCGGGAGAAGATCCCCCACCGCGCGTTTTCTCAGGCAGCGGGCTTACTCGGTATCGACCGGCCGCGGCCTGCCTGTTAGCTTGCCGCCGGGCTCCTTAAATTCTTCTAACCTGGCAATGGAGTAAACTATGACCAGAGATGTCTCAAGTAAGCAGATTGAAACCTATCGGGCCTATTTCGCCGATGACCCAAGAGCACGTGTGGCTCAGAACGCTGTCTGTGGGCAAGATATAAAAAGTCTCACCCTAAGCCGTGACCAAGTGCAGCAAATGGATGATTCGTTCAGTACGCGGCTGGATGAGTGGTCGGTAACGCACCAAAAGCGCAGTGGCCGATGCTGGCTCTTTGCGGCGCTCAACCTGTTTCGGGTAGGCGCAATGAAGAAATTGAATGTGAAGGATTTTGAGTTCAGCCAAGCCCACATTCATTTTTGGGATAAGCTCGAGCGTTCGAATCATTTTCTCGAAGTCATGATGGAGCGTGCGGAGCTGCCGGTTGACGACAGAACCACCCACTTCATGCTGGGTGATCCCATTGGCGACGGAGGCCAGTGGAATATGGCCATGAACCTGATCCGTAAGCATGGATTGGTTCCCAAGTCCGCGTATCCCGAGTCCCATAGCAGCAGCCAAACGCAGTTTATGAATTCGACGCTTAAAGAGATTCTCCGCACCGCGACCTACGAAATCCGTTCAAAGGTTGAGGCAGGCGCATCTGAAGAAGAGGTTCGTGCACATAAAGAGTCGCGCATGTCCGACATCTGGAGAGTCTTGTGTATCCATCTCGGCACACCACCGGAGCAATTCGATTGGCAGTGGCATGACAAGGATAAGAACTTTCATCGAACAGGTACGATGACGCCGCAAGATTTTCTCGCCGAGTACGTAACAGTGGATTGGGAAAATTACGTCTGTCTCGTTGATGATCCGCGCAATGAGTATTACCGCACGTACACCGTTGATTGCCTACAAAACGTAGCCGGCGGTCCACCCGTGGTGTACCTCAATGTTCCGGTTGGAGAGATGAAGTCTGTTACCCAGCGCCTTTTGGAAAATGGAACGCCAGTTTGGATGGGTTGTGACGTAGGACACCAAATGGACCGTGAGCGCGGGCTTTGGGATGCCAAGCTCTTCGAAACTCAGGATTTGTATGGTGTTCAGTACCAGATGGATAAAGCAGCTCGGCTGCATCACCGCCAGACCATGATGACCCACGCTATGCTTTTCACGGGCGTCGATGTGCTTGAAGGTCAGCCGAGACGTTGGCGGGTTGAGAATTCCTGGGGCGATGAAAATGGCGTCAAAGGCTACTTCACCATGAACGATAGCTGGTTTGACGAATACATGTTTGAGGTTGCAGCTCCGGTTGAAGCCCTTACTGGACCCATGCGCGAAGCGTTGAAGACCGAGCCAATCGTTCTTCCTGCGTGGGACCCCATGGGATCTCTAGCGCGCTCCGAAGCGCTTTAATTTCAGTCTATCAATCATTAAGCAGTATGGTTTGTGTCATGGTTTTTGTTTTGCAAAAGCCATGGCATGACTTACTGACATCCAAATAGGCCACTACTTAGGATTCGAGAGGTTTAACTGACGAATAAGGTTCCTGACTTCTCAATCAAAGTGACAATCTATTCCTGCTTAATTAATATTTAATCAATCTCATAATCGCCAATGTCTACCAACCTAAATTAAATACAGGTGCACCAAATACACCATTGGCATGAAAATTTAATAAACCAATCTGGATTCCCTTTAAGCTGTCAGCATAATTAATAAGTCCAATTTGCACACCATTAATATCTTCCGAAATATTAACGACACCAATCTGTATGCCATTAGCTAAGACCGACTCATTCCAGAGGCCTATCTGAGCGCCATTGCCCATTCCTTTTCGACTCGTTTTCTTCTGCCCGTAGATAGGCACCAACGTTCCACCAACATTGAGAAGGTCTTTCACTGGAACCTTCACTTGGATCTGATTATGAAGTCCTATTTGTAAACCAGAAAAATTTCGAAAAGACCTATTAAGCCCGGCGCTAATTTGAATGCCATTAAAATAATCAGCATCATTCATACTTGACGATATTTGAATCCCAGAAAAGTCATTTGAATGATTTGTCACCGCAGCGACTTGAACCCCAAAACCATCCGCAGCAACATTCATTCCGGATACTTGAATTCCCCAAAAATCTCCTGCGTAATTAAACCCACCTGCTTGGACCCCAATAAAATCATTATTCGCAATCTGAACCAAACCAGCTTGCACACCAATTCCCGACAAGGTCCGGCTCACCATGCCAGCTTGGACCCCATACAGTTCATCTTCGTGTCCATAAAATACGTTAGCACTTACACCAACGACCCTGCGCGGTTTAAAAGGCACCAACTCAAAAGGAGAAAACCAAGCGATATTAATTGGGGTTATAATAAAATCATCTGATTTCGACTGAGCGAATACACTATTTTGAAAACTCAAGAGTGTAAAGAAAGTGAAAAAGACAACAATCAATTTTTTCAAAAGAAAATTCATAATAAATGATAGTCCTCAATCGCCCAGTTTACACAACGGCCCTATATAAATAAGGACCCCATTTACAAGACACCATTTTTAAATCAGCGGTCCCACTACAATCCGGAGGGTTGCTCTGAACAATTCGGCTACCGGATTTACCAAGGAAAGACGAATGACACTCATTCAGCTCTTGTTGCTTTATGCCTTAACAGCAAATTTGACCACAACTTGCCAGCATCGCCAAACAAATAATAACAAACAAAAATCGAGCCCGGTTGCCCCAGCCTACATCATCTAAAACATCTTTTACTTAGACAAAAACGAGCCAGGCACTTCACAAACATCTGCTGATTTAGAGGCAGCTTGCCCGTATTGAACAGCAATAATCATATTCACTAGAGCAGACCCAAAAAGACCTATCGCGATACCGTAATTATCTGAATTATCGATTAACACACCAACACCACCAGCAACTCCACCCGCCGCCGCTAATCCGGACAAAACAGTTGTCGTTAGGTTTGCACCTCCCTGCTCGCAGGCCCAATCAACCATTGCTACCTTAAATGGGTCTATGTTGCGCGGGGAACTTTGAATGTATGCTTTGGCACTCTTTTTTTCCTTAGGAGCCTCATATCGAAGTTTGCGATATTTTGGCATTGGCTTTTTGAGACACCTCTCATAAGCCTCCAGCGCCCTCCCCTCCAAAACTGTGGACTCAGCTAATTTATACACCCTACGAACCTTCGTCATACAGCTGAAGCTATCCGCAAGGACAGGTTGCGCAGTTAGAAAAACTCCTAGAACTAAAAAAACATTAAGAATAACTTTCATAAACGATATCCTTCAAATAAAAATAGACTAACGACTAAACTCGACTTCAGAAGTTTCGACGCAGATCAAGTTGGTGCCAGAAGCATCGTATAGCTGTAAAGTCGTTGTGCCCTTGATTGAATCGGCCTGCTCATCTTGCACAACCACACTCATTGTATACTTCGTAACCATTGTTTCGCCCTGCACCTCAAGGCTGCAAGAAAAGCTACCCGACCAGCGGCAGTCATTATTCGAATACTCAGATGTCTGTTCCGTGCAATTTTCTAAATACTGGTATTCACGAAACCTGGTAACTACAGTTAGCTCATCGCCAGCAGAACTCCCACATGAACTATTAACAACTGTTGTAGTAAGCGTGTATTGCCCGGTAGTTAACGTCCGGTCACAGTTTTCTGGCAAAGGTTCGCCACAGCCCTGAATAAACATTGCGGCGGTTAATATAAAAAGAGCGGTTAGAATTCTCATTATTTCCTCCAAGCAAG comes from Deltaproteobacteria bacterium and encodes:
- a CDS encoding C1 family peptidase, yielding MTRDVSSKQIETYRAYFADDPRARVAQNAVCGQDIKSLTLSRDQVQQMDDSFSTRLDEWSVTHQKRSGRCWLFAALNLFRVGAMKKLNVKDFEFSQAHIHFWDKLERSNHFLEVMMERAELPVDDRTTHFMLGDPIGDGGQWNMAMNLIRKHGLVPKSAYPESHSSSQTQFMNSTLKEILRTATYEIRSKVEAGASEEEVRAHKESRMSDIWRVLCIHLGTPPEQFDWQWHDKDKNFHRTGTMTPQDFLAEYVTVDWENYVCLVDDPRNEYYRTYTVDCLQNVAGGPPVVYLNVPVGEMKSVTQRLLENGTPVWMGCDVGHQMDRERGLWDAKLFETQDLYGVQYQMDKAARLHHRQTMMTHAMLFTGVDVLEGQPRRWRVENSWGDENGVKGYFTMNDSWFDEYMFEVAAPVEALTGPMREALKTEPIVLPAWDPMGSLARSEAL